The DNA region TCAGATAATGAGAATGTAGAAGAACAAGCGAATCGAACAGAACCACATTTATAAGCAAGACTTGAACAGGACGTTTCACAatggtatgtttttattttgtaattctaTTATACATCTCAGATGCGACGttataaattattcaaaagtaACTGCAGTTTCTGTATATAGGATAAGTGCAACAATAATACATTCAATGTAGTACTACTGAAGTACATCAGTATTACAAAAACTGCAGTAAAACTGCTATACAGCTGCAGTTATACAGTTGAAtacttattgtaattgttaattcTGCAGAATACATAATTGTATTCAACTGTACGCATTTGTATGTCATTATACAATTTTTTTCTTGTAAGTAAACTGAAATGTATATTCATATAACTGTAACAACTGTCCATAAACAAActtaagtttatatatatatatatatatatatatatgctagaATGCCCAGTGAAATCGAAAACATCTGCTGCAAGGAAATACAAAAGGTAGTGTAATAAATAACTACATAAATTAAGCATGAGGACCAATTTTCATACAGTTGAATATTACTTTATCATAAAAGATGAATGTGAGTTTACTGCACTATAAATAGTCAGTCTTATATTACATTTTAGGTTGTAAAACGAATGAAGCAGGTTCCAGACCCTTCAACATGTATGGTACACCATCCAGGCTTTGAAGCAAACTGTTTGAATCCTTACACCTTGCAAAACATCCATAACATTTACCGAGCTGACTATGGACCTCTGAGGCGCAGAACTGAAGAAGAGTAAGTTTTCCTGACATGTTATGACCTAATGCTGTGTAAAATGATAGCAGCAAGAATAAATTTTCATTCAAACActaactaaaataataaaatttgaaGACACATGCCAttacttttttgcttaaaatttCTTATATACCCTTATGCACATATTcacatttaataaacattttttatctACAACACAGTAATGGTGTCCAATCCTCTCATTACAGGCGGAACCATTATCTCGCCTATCGCAGCTTTGTCAGCTGGTGCTGGGGTTATTTAGGTCGGAATGTCAGGGTTGTCATCCCATCCTGTGATGTTAGCCGGATCCACCAGCAGTTTCCTGAACCAGCTGGACAGATTGATGGCTTTCGACCACCCGTCAACTAAAGCCTTCTTCGACTTGGGGAAAAGGACCTTGTACATAGCTTGTCCGCCAGATGTTGTTGCTTGCTTGCGGTCAGCATTTTTGTTGTAGTGCATGGACTGCAAGGTATAAACTGCAATCAATGAACAATCCATGAAATACTTCAAACTTAGTACATGGtaaagaatatatttattttaaggtattaccaatttttttttaagtgttttaaagtgtttttaaccTGCACAACATTCCCATAAAAGGGTAAATAACATTCTTTGGTGCAAAAAGCAGGATCAAGCTGTGGAAGGCCTCCAGCGATAATGTTTGGTAGTGGTGACTGAGTTTCTCAACATCCTTGAGAACTCTCTTGTTGTTTAAGACCTTCTCGACTTTGTAAAGTGCCACTGACCCTTGAGTgacaaagaaattacattttacattacatgtCATTTTTAACACTTTAACCACAATTTCATTACTATATTCATATGCATACCTGGTTGGAACCATTTCTTTGGATCCCTGGAAACTCTATCTGGATGATCACACTTAGGGAAGAGGGGGTTTTCGTGGATGTGCACATTTTGAATGTGATTGATTAATGAAGTCCACTTTGCCACCTTCTCTGGGCCAGATGTTGATGATGTTGCACTCCTGTACACATGATTTTTGATGCTGCGCAACCACTTTTTCAACACCTCACAGTCCTTCCTTTGTGAAAGTTTTTCGAGTTTCTTAGACAAACCTgatataaagaaaaaataatatatcAGTAATACAGACATTCATTCATGACAGTCTTTTAAAACCATAACTGAACCGAATAAGTTTAATCTAATTAGTAATCTAATTGGTATGTTACGAAAAATACAAGGATGAATATTCACCTTTCGCAAAGTGCCACACATCGTAGAACTGAGTGATGTTGCGTTCCCTCAGAAACTTCTGAATCTGCGGATGACGATCCATTACAATGTAGTGCAAAGTCCAGAAGATCAAGagaacaattaatttaatttaaatttgattataatataaataaaaaataacttttgcaGTTGAAAAAAGGATCCACCAGTAAAATATACAGCTGCAGACAATTCCAGATTTCCAACGGGGGTACTTCCTACACTGGGCTGGTTCTGCCACTGTCTGTGGTACTCACATTTTTCACAAAGTTGAGTGAATGCCACAAAAGTACCCATTAGCCTACTCTGGACAGTACACTTGGACTTGCAAAGTGGACAAGTCTCAAAGAGCTCTCGGAGGCAGCTTTCAAAAACGATGTATTTTGAAACACCATAGTTGGACCGGGGATGTAACCTaaaagaagacaaaaacaataatatCTTTGGCAATTGCTTTCAAGTCAATTTCTTATTTgtactgaaaattatttttaatctgttgCCTACATGTATTTAAAATTTACGACAATTCTTATTCCTCTGTAACAACAGTCGTGTCCGGGTTGTACGTAGAGTCATGGGGTTCAACATGTAATTCTGAATCAGTGTCTCcttcttccttctcctcctcaAACACCAGACGAGGTCTTTTGCATGGCCTGAAAGCAGAGCCACTTATTGGTGTAGAAGACAGTGGTACATCAGGT from Myxocyprinus asiaticus isolate MX2 ecotype Aquarium Trade chromosome 30, UBuf_Myxa_2, whole genome shotgun sequence includes:
- the LOC127420785 gene encoding P2X purinoceptor 7-like; the protein is MPSEIENICCKEIQKVVKRMKQVPDPSTCMVHHPGFEANCLNPYTLQNIHNIYRADYGPLRRRTEEERNHYLAYRSFVSWCWGYLGRNVRVVIPSCDVSRIHQQFPEPAGQIDGFRPPVN